In one window of Ovis aries strain OAR_USU_Benz2616 breed Rambouillet chromosome 5, ARS-UI_Ramb_v3.0, whole genome shotgun sequence DNA:
- the MACIR gene encoding macrophage immunometabolism regulator, producing the protein MEVDVNGESRSALTTLPLPVAEASSPGKAEAEKPRCSSTPCSPMRRTVSGYQILHMDSNYLVGFTTGEELLKLAQKCTGAEESKGEAVPSLRSKQLDVGLARSSRLYKTRSRYYQPYEIPAVNGRRRRRMPSSGDKCTKSLPYEPYKALHGPLPLCLLKGKRAHSKSLDYLNLDKMNIKEPADTEVLQYQLQHLTLRGDRVFARNNT; encoded by the coding sequence ATGGAAGTCGATGTTAATGGCGAGTCCAGAAGTGCCCTGACCACCCTGCCCTTGCCCGTTGCGGAGGCCAGCTCCCCGGGCAAGGCGGAGGCGGAGAAGCCCCGCTGCTCCAGCACGCCGTGCTCGCCCATGCGCCGGACTGTGTCAGGCTACCAGATCCTCCACATGGACTCGAACTATTTGGTCGGCTTCACGACTGGTGAGGAGCTCCTGAAGTTAGCCCAGAAGTGCACAGGAGCTGAGGAGAGCAAGGGAGAAGCCGTGCCTTCCCTGCGCTCCAAACAGCTGGATGTGGGACTTGCTCGTTCCTCTCGTTTGTACAAAACCAGAAGTAGGTACTACCAGCCCTATGAGATTCCAGCTGTCAACGGCAGGAGGCGGAGGCGGATGCCCAGCTCAGGAGACAAGTGCACTAAATCTTTACCGTACGAACCTTATAAAGCCCTCCATGGGCCTCTGCCTCTTTGTCTTCTTAAAGGTAAGAGGGCTCACTCCAAATCTCTGGACTACCTCAATCTAGATAAAATGAACATCAAGGAGCCAGCTGACACAGAAGTGCTACAGTACCAGCTTCAACACCTAACCCTCAGAGGGGACCGTGTGTTTGCTAGGAATAATACATGA